The window ATATTTGGGAACTAGCAACTAAGAGTATGCACGAATTCCgataaaaataattattgtatTGGGAGATCCAATTAATCAGTATGTGGGGCTAGATCTACTACTGTTCATGCACCCGTGCAGTTATCACTGGATGTTGCAGTAAATAATTTGTGAACCTACAAGGCCACATAGATAACAAAAAGTGTTGGGAGTGTCTGTATAGACGTAAACACACTGTACCGGCCAATAAAAAAAGGTCAGTGTGGCAGTACAGAGAACGAAGCAGTGTATAAAACAGAATTTATGTGGGCAAAAAAATCCACTTTTTTCATATGCCCATATGGAGCAGCTTCATACTGATGTCCTGGTCCATCCTGCCCAATTTTTTTCAGTTGGCATCAGTTTTCCATGAGGCAGAGGTCCTTCCCAGCATCTACTGCTCGAGACAGATTTCGGGTAGGAGGTGCCAGGGCATTACATCTGGGACATCCTGCAGACAatgcctctgagctatggctcATTCCTTCTTTATAATAACACATACTTAACATATTGCACAACCACAAGATGTAGCCATGGCTGGTGgttcagatggctttaaaaaatcttaagacaaatttatggaagatAGATTTATCAATGACAGGTAGACCATAGTTTCTAAATGGAATCTCCATATTCAGAGGCAATATACTTCCATATACCAGAAATACCTGGAAAGGGCTATAATATTCCCAGTGGCATCTGGGAGAATGcagggctagatggacctttggtctcaCCCAGCAAGCAGCTCTTTAGATAAGGGTACTATAAACAACACTTTTATGGTAGCACTGGTGGTTTGCTGTTGGCATGGATTATTTCTGTAGCATTAGAGGGAGAAATGTTAACAAGCAGTGCTTAATTTTCTTCTGTGGGTATGTGCATGTAGACTTGTTAAATGTTCCGAAGCAAGCTGGGAAGAAAATGCTGAAAACAGTAGCATCGAATTTGTTGTGTCAAGCAGTAGTGGATGCTTTAGGATCTACAAAGAGACTGGGAATAATTGAACCTCCATACTGTGTTGAGACTGAAAGCTGGATTTTGTAGGCAGAATTAAGGGGACCAAGAGTATGCAGAAAGTGAAGGGCCCAGGTAATCTGTAACCACATTCAGCTATGAAAACAAGTATGCAGAGCAGGCCTGCTAAAATAAATCAGCACTTATCTTTATTTTAGGCATGATTAAGACTATAGAAGAACACAATATGGAACAGCAGTGTAATTTTCCCCACTGCAGTATTTCCCTCTACAATTACAAATGTTGCTATTGTAACGCAAGCCTAATTAAGGAAATTGGGGGAAGTCACTAAATGTGTATATAAGACTTGTAAAGGAATAACGTAACACTTGAAAAGGCCAAGATTGTGGGCTCAGTTAATGTTCCAGAAACTGCTGAAGGCTACGTCATTGCTGAAGGTAAGCAAGTGTAGACTGAAATGCCCATGGGTAGGAGACCACACATAAGGCTGAAGTATAAATAATATGAATGCCAAGCTGATAATGGTTAAATCCAAAGATTAAGAACAAACATTTACTGAAGGGTTAAAATCAAATATTTTGTGAATGTATAGTgatttttaattttcattctaAAATAGCCAGAGGAATTTTAAATTTCTTGGATGTTAAACACTAACCGTTACCCAAAAGCATTCAGTCTCTATTAGGAAAAGTTAAGTCCAAAGCAATAAAATCAAAAGAACATTACACCAGCTGTGGGTAGGACTCTCTTATATATAAGACCCCATCTACAGCTGGTGTAATGTTCTTTTGAATGTATTGCTTTGGacttagccacacacacacacacagagagagagagagagagagagagagagagagagagagagagcagtggtTGGCTCACTAGGCAACTTTGCTAAGCAATAAGTACCTAACTTGCCAAATTGTATcacttgtttcccccccccccaaaaaaaaaattagttacCCAGTGGAATTCCTGGAGAACCAAAATGTTCTACAAGTTGAAGTGCAAATCCTAGGGATAAAGGAAGCCCCAAAACACTGGCTTTCATTTTCAAAGGATATTGTTCGTATTTGATTGGGGAATACTCCGGCTGCTCAGTTTCATTAACTTCTTGTATCTTTTCAGAGTTTTCAGCTGAAGAGTCAGTTTCTTGAACTGAACACAAAATATCTGGCTGAGTAGTTGAAACATCTGGAGATAtgttctccctctttttctctgtGTTAGCTTCCACAGCTTGATCAAAAGCAACAGCTTGCTGTTCGCTAGGTAAGGAAGCTCTACAAGACACATAAGTACATATCTGAATTGGAGGAGCGACTACTTTTGTTGAAAAGTCCATAGATTTCTGTGCAAATTGGCTGGAATATTTACATAAGAGAGGTTCTACATCAAGATGAGATGATTCTATTACTAAATCATAACTAGAACGTACTGGATGTTTATAGCAGCCAAGGCTTTGCTTGTTCTTTTCTCTAGCCTCTTCATTTGAAGTCTCCTCTTGTTCCACCAGTACAACAATATCCTTTAGTACTTGCTCGTCCTTTCTAACTGGAATCTGTCTGGGTAAACCAAAGCTAGGGGCCAACTTGAAGATCCTTTTgcatcttccttttttccttggTGTAGCTAAAAGGCTTACATTGTTTGGATCACTGGTTTTAGTACTGAATTCTGTCATGAATTCACCTGTCTCAGTGCATGGCATTCTATGGATGTTCTCAGTTAGCTGGGGTGTTTGAGCACAATCTGTTATACTGTTGTTTCCATGTAACACTTCTCCTTTCACTAATTCTTTATTAGGTTGATATTCAATCAATTCTCCAGTCATTCCTGAAAATACTTGCTTggtcctcctctccctctttggCCTTTGCTCATACATGATCTTAGATGTACCATCAGGCCAACTCAAACAGGAATCACTTTTGTCCAAGGTGGTTTGGGGCTGTTTGTCAGCCAAGTCAATAGAAAAGAAAGCCCAGATATTTCCCTCATTCTTTTTTGATGGCCCAGGAAGATGAGGAGCGGCTAATTTTTCCTCATCGCTGAGCAGTTTCCTTTCTGGGCCAGAATCAAATGTGACTTCAGCAGATGCAGCTTTGTCTTTGTCTTCTCTATTTGTCAGTATTTTTGTACTATTTTCAGTAACGTGGTCCAACTTCAGAGAAGAACTGTGCTTTTCATACTCCAAGTCGTTGCTCTTGCCTTCTACAAAGTTtacatttttaatttcatttggcAAATGATCACTGAATGATTGTTCAGTTCTGTTTTCATTAGGTGCAGATGGCAAATGCATTAGATGTAGACTACCGTCTCCTGcaaaagctttcctttttaaTGAATTGTCCAACACTGGATCCACCATATCAGAAACAAGGACACTTCCTTCTTGCAACTCACTATGTGTTAGACTGTTATCATTGGCAGAGTCACTCTCAACACCTTCTTTTAGCTCATTCTGGTGCCCAATCACATATGCTGATTTTCCATTGTCTTCTGAATCTTCCAGGCCACTGTGTGATGACTCTTCATCACTTGGAGTGAAATGTCCACCTGACGTTTTCCCCATAGCTTTCATGGTAGCACCCTTCATTCTTCTGTTCCTCTTTTGCTTCCTCCTCTGTTTCATCTTGTGCAACCTGTGCCTCTTCTTTACAACCGACTCCCTAAACAGAATAAGAACTAAATATGAACAAATTATTAAGaataattttaataaaaacataAGTTACAAAGTTCCTAGTtaaaatgaaaaccccaaaacatgcatttgagTTGAAGAAAAAATGAGGTTGTCCAGAAGAAATAAATGTATTAGGATACATTTAGGATATAGCATTTCCTTAGTAGAGGTTAATACTGCAGCCTAATTTTTGCTTTCGGTTCAGTGAAATGAGGGAAATTAAGGCTGAGTCTGCATATGCAGCATAATGAGGTGCTAGAAAAGACTGTACCATCGGATTACAGGTGGATATAATTTTTGAATGTAGAAAAATACCATTAGGAACATCAGTTCTAGAACAACCCTTTTTCTCTGGTAGTACTTTTCTAGTTCTCTGCCACCAGTTATGTTGCACTAGTTGACCTAGGCGTGTCATTTTTGTATGATTGCAAGTGCCCAAACATTCTTATTGAGCAGCTAGATGCAAGTGTATCTTTCCAAACTAAATAGTaataaactcttttttaaaagcaggccTATCAAAGTTAAGTATTCTTAAGCCCCACTAATTCAATTAGAATGACTTAGACCTGGACTGTAGGTTTTCAAAATATATTATGGTGCTTAAGCCACTGTTTTATGGTTGTGAAAATAAGGGGAATTATTTGAAAGTAGTGCTTGGCAAATGTAAGATTGTGTTGGTAAACCATCAAAATTGTAGTAAGCCTATTCTGACTATGTATTGAATTCAGCATTCACGGGTAGCATTATTAATTAGTATGGATGCATAAAAACAGAGATGCAGTTGGAGGAAGAGTGGCAAGCTGTTGACTTGCTATCTATTCCTAGTGTGCATTTGACAAAATGTCTGAAAGACAAAGCTTGAAAGTGTGTAAAGGAAATATTAAGTTTCTTGGATCCGGTGCCATCAGTACACTAAAGACACCaatattctctttttttccagtcCAAGGAGGTGATAGAGTTTTGAACCCGTGCCATATCACTGAAAGACTTAATATGGGCCAAAAAAAGGAGACTCAACCCAGAGATTCTCCTGATCGCTAAGAACAGGGAACAAGATTGTTGCCTATATTGGATGGAACTACATTCCTCCCCACAAATTAGGCTCATTGTTTAGGAATAATCCTTGATCTAATCTTAAACTGCTGCACAAACTGCACCCGTTCTTAGAGGAGCTCAGGTTATAGTTGCACATGCCTCAGTTAACTATTTTGACTACTGACAGCACACTCTTTATAGTGATTGCTCTTGAGAAGCATTTGGAAAGTACAGCTGGTACAAATACTACTACAAAAGTTCTAGCTGGGGCTAGTTTTCTGGAGCATacaactgctccccccccccccccgctgtactCACCACTGATCCATTTCCAGGCTCAGTTCACGATACTGGTTATCATCTTTGAAGCCCTAAATTGTTTGGGACTAGGCTTTCAAAAGGACTGTAGTGTAAACCTTATTGCCATCTAAGATCAACCAAGTAGGCATTTTACATGTCCCACCTTTCCCCAAGTATGATTGGCAGAAACACAAAGGGGGCAATCTACTTGGTTAATTTAACAGGACCTCCTTAAGTTATATTTATGCTGGCAGGACTTTATCTGATTAGCATTATTTGGTATTTCATCTTTTTGCCTACTTGGTTTTGACATTTTAATGTCTTGCTTTGACTGATTTCTATTGTTAGCTGCATTAGCCACCTTTCTGATGTTACCGGGCAAAGCAATTCTGTGGGAGCAGGGGCAGAATCCTTGGTGGAAGGGCAACGAATACAAAGCCCTCCTATTCACATACTGGCCTGGAAGTAAGATGGTGGAGGGGGTAGTCACTGGAATTAAAATAAGCATACAAGTTCCAAGGCTGGCATATCCTCTTTctcctacccaccccaccccctgctttgtCATGGGAACAGGGGAGCTTTGCGTCCTCATCTAAAGCGACTCTCAATCTGCCTCCTATGGCTGCCAGAGTACCAACAGCCATGGATGCTTCCACAGCTGCAACCAAGAGGCCTCTGGAAGCAGACATCCTTGTCAGCGGAGAGTGAGGTCAACAAtgtcctgctgctccagagacacAGACCATAGGGCTGCATCCTAAATGGATCAAAATCAAATTGAAAATATATACTCTTTCCCATGgtagaatttttaaaaaccctactaCTTCCTTACTAAGCAATTAGTTCACCACCAACCACTTTTATACCTGATGCCCACCCTTCACACATTGCAAGTATTGGAAGATATTATGTGGCCCTGCAGAGCAGATTCATTTTCATTCACTAGATCAGGTACTCGTCCATCTTGGAAATATTAGTTCCCCTCCCAAAACACTACTCATTCTTTGTTAACACAAGTTATTTCTtgctcgtccccccccccccatttatggcAGCAACATGCAGGAAGTATGAACACATTGAGGTTTCTCTTATATTTATGACTAGGAACAATGTAGCTCCTTGCCTGCTATAAGGAGGAAATGCAGGCTGATGAATCATGCCAACTTTGGGCAGGACAATCCACCCACACTTACATGATGTAACTGAATCACGCTGATGAATGGGTGCAGCTACATCCCAAGCCACAAAGTCCTCTACACATCCCACTTGCCAATGGGGGAAGACACCTTGCCAGTTACTAAAAGTGATACATTTTTACACTCCCTGTTGTAGATACTCAAATACTGACACAGCAATCAAGGGAGATACATGAAcattgttaaatatatatatatttaacgtATTAAAGTCACCAGACTGGATATTCATAGCAACCTCTACtactgaaaaacattcaaaatgcAACATTTGCAAACAAATTAAGCAGCAAAATATCATTCAAAATTTTAGATTTAATAAAAATTTCTactaaaaagtatttacatgcaCATTTCAGAAATACAATTGAAAACAGGAACACACGCAAGTCActtaacaaaaacaacattaaatattttaaagacttTATTCCTGATGAGTCTGACTTATACAGCAAGCTTTCAATCCTCTCCTGCcctttcatcttttttaaaaaatgaaacagaaagttGTGCTAGCATAAACCTTGAATAATCAAACCAAACAAAGGTACTTTGTTGCTGTTTACATACCTACACAGCAAATCTTACCAGATAAAAAGACTACCTATTAAGGAATAATTAGAAAAGATCAAAGGCTTAGCACACTTTACTCTTATAACTAAGGTTCAAGAAATTACCTTTAACTGAACATCCTACCTACCTCATAGAGTTCCTACATATGCATATCCATGTAACCTCATTTGCAACCCTACTCAGGTTTTAAGTGTGTGGGGCAAATAAGAGTAGATCCAGAGATATACCCTCTTCACTTACAGGTAACTGCTTGCTACACAAagccaaaaattaaaatacaaataaaaccatCTACCAGATGACATAACAGGTTCATTTACCGCACACATAAACTCTGGTCAGGATATGTGAGAATGAGCCTTCCAATCAGTCTCTTGCCATGGTTGTGAATATCCACATCTGATGTCTGCAGAAATTTTCAGTGTGGTAGGAGTTACAAAGAATACATTCTGTGCCAACATCCCTAGATCATGGCTACTATCTTGCTTCTACTTTTCCAGATTTAGTAACCGAGAACTTTGTTATATAGTTTAAACATATGAATAATTTGACTTTAAAAAGTACCGTTTTAAGATATTTCTGCAAAGCATAGACTAGTACCTAAAACCCTTGTGTATGTGGCACAGAACCTCCAATTAAGCACAAGAAAAAGGAAGTCCCCTTAAGGAGGAAACACTCCATAGGCTCCCTGCAAACCTCTGGAGGCAGTTTTTTAGAGGGTTCGCTTTAAGGCAGGATCTTAAAAACTGATAGACAAATGGAGCAAGTCTGGATCTCAGCCACAGAAATCAAATTTTTGTTAACTAACCTTTAAAGCTATAGGAACTATGTACGTTTCCCCCCACAGTTGCAAAAGTATGCTGGTTATATCTGATCACCAATCCAATGCTGACACACCTACGATGAAGTTTTCGCAAATTTGGTGCCATGCAAGTGAGCAGGGCTCTGAACACAAGAGCAAAATGATAGAAAGCATACAACCAATCTATTCTATGGAGTCTTCAGCCTCTTTCCCCAAAGATGACTTGTTTTGCAACTCTTGTTGTGTTCTTCAAATGAGGCACATGAAATATGCATGTACTTTATTGGTTATGTTTATCATTCTTGTGCTCTTCTACAGCAGCCATGCACTTCCAATGGAGCTTACATAGGAGAAGTTCATGATATACCAAGGTCCTGGTCTTCCATATATATGGTTACTAAATCACAGTATTTACCAAAGTGCCAATTATCAGTATATCCTTaaatatatcctgcctttttaaGGACTGTATGACCACAATGCAGCAGCACAAAGGTTGAATCTCCCATGTTAAAGAGCAAtaacagagggagaaaaatgtacTTGAGGCAAACTGTAGGAACATTTTTAACTTGAACATCCTGGGTACCAATTATTAACACACTCAGCCCATAGCTTATAATCCTAGTTGTTTAAATGAGGCTATTTTTGTATTAGTGATTCAGTGGCTTCTACAGAAATGCTGTAAAAAGCATTATATTGTTTAATTGTGTAAGCTAGCTTAATGCAAAAGTAGCAAATGTGATTGACATATTTTAAAATCCTTTCCTAACTAATGCCAAAAAGTTGAGATTTCTACAGTGACTGGTGCAGCCATCAGATTTTCATTTAGATACATATGAGCAATTAGCATTTTCCTTCACAGAAGCCTAAAGTTTCTCTTGCTCCACAAAGGTCTCATATTAACAGCCCCTTATTAGTAAAACTCAAAACCAggtttcataattgtctttgacAATTAAGTGATCTGCATATAGTAGCAGTAATCTGCAGTCTCTCTGCTCACCTGGGGTGAGCAATACTGTCTCCAAATAAGCAGGTGAGTAGCAAACTATCTCTGCCTCCCCAACAACTACTGCCCTTTAAAGCCATGAAACGCATATGTGCAACTAACAGAGAACTACACCCTGCTTTCTCAGATGGAAACAATGCAGGGCTGACATAGTTGCCAAAGGGCCAAAACAGGCATTTTGAGTAGCAAAACTGAAATAAGATGGCAATGGCCtcctaaaaatatgtatttattaagCAGATATAAGccgtttttattttgttcagagatTTATAGATACCAACAAGTTTGACAAAAGCATGTCTCCAGAGCAAACACGAAAATGTTCTGAATTTAGTTAAGATTCTCCAACTGTGTGTCATGCAAACATATTTATCAAGAGATGGAAAGTGGGTCTTTTATGTTAGATTTATTTTCCATGTAGAACAGGACAAATAAGGTTGCTTTAAGACAAAGTCACTACCTGATATTCCCAAGAGTTACCTCTCAACCCACAACTGGAGAGCCCTAATGGACCACActggtattttaatattttcattcAACTTAAACCATAAAGCTCAGACTCAAGACACTAATTGTATTACACTGACAATGAATTGCTAAAACAATAGTACAAGAGAGCACAGCAATTGGGTGACAAGAAAAGAGGCAAACATTCAGTAAATTTTCACTACATGGTAAAAAACCAAAATTAGAACAATAATTAAGCCTCATGCCAGCTCAGCCTCAAACTTCGGATGAATTGGCTACTGCCTATATCATAGCTCATGTAATGTGGCTCTAAGTAACTGGTTCCAATGTccacatataccggtatgtatacAGTTCCAGCTTTTTCAGTGTATTTCATTTATTGCTTCTTTCATGACAAAGCCGcataaccaaacaaaaaaaaagcaagcttGCACATACTACAATAGTGTGAACTTAGAAAAAGACAATGTAATCTTCATATTAAAATCTCTAGAACTGAACTTATCAGGATTCCATGTAAATTGTATGCTGATGTTTTGAAGTCAGAGGTTTTAATTGCAGGGCAGGGTCTAGACTACTACTGTCATAACTGACtgtttgaacaacaacaaacctcaaaGAATAAATGGGAATGGAAAAATGAGCTTCAGCTTGATGCCAACATTTGATTAATAAACTTAACTGAAACAACTGGTATAAAGTTGTTAGAACTGGACTGCGATTGAAAGCAGTAAAAAAAGGTTCAAACGCAacacctatatatatatactgagtTATTCTTCTGGTTACCTGCATTtattaaaaattcattatattcTATTTAGAATTCTTAAAGAAACTGCTCAACAGTTTACAATGCAAAAACTCTTGTGTTAAAATCCAATGAAAAACCACCTGGTGTATCCACATTGTCACAGGGCTTAATCATAACCAAGATTagtacaaatatatattttaaaaatatttaacattCAAATTTTAATATTAAACATGTATTTACATTATTTATAAGCATTCCCCAAGGGATAATTATCTGCATTAAGATTATTTAACCCTCAAAAGAAAGTAGCAGAATAGTTTGGAAACAATCCGACACTAGGAGTTAAGCTGGCTTTAAAATTTCAATTTATTAACGCTGCGTTTTATTATAGCTTGCTTTCTGAAAAGAGAATTAGCCTTAGCAAGTATACCCCGAGTTATCGGCTATTTGATACACTGAAAGTATTCCAAGAGTCTGAAGAGGCTCCCCACCTCTGTCTTCTTTGTGGAGGTGGCCATTGTGAAATTTTGTGAAAAGGCAGGACCGAATTCATGACAATGGGTATTGATATTTCATATTCATATCTTTCCAACATTTGAACAATCTTCTCACGGTTGACCCCATGTTCATTCCTCCTACAAAAACAAGAAATGAAGTTCAAGTCTGATCAATTTATAGAATCTCTCAGAATGATTTCAAATTGTCTTTCTTAAGAAGTTTGTCCAGGGTCAAACAGGTTCCTATATGTTTTTGCTCATGAGTAGAAAGACAGTTGGCAAACAGCAATTTTTGGCACAAAAGATTAGGCTGCTGTTGCTCTCCTTTGCTATTCCTTTTTGCAGAGTTGTATTTTCCCAGTGGTCATTTTTCACTAAAGAGCCAAACCAAAACCTACCACCAACAGCCCTCTGTCACTTAAATGAGCATCATCAAGATCCTAAGGAAATTATCTGCATGTTCAACAATCTAGTTTCTTGAAGATTTGAAATTAAGTTTGAATGagaaaatactaaaaaaaagtcTGACAATATTTTAATCTAGGTTATATTTTTAGGTGGTGCACCCAATAACTCCATTTACTGCATTCTTGAAATAATTACAAATACTGGCTTGGATCCAGTTAAGTGACAGCATATGCAGAAGGCACTTCTGTTCACAAAAGGGCAAGTCCCCAATTTAAACCAATTGCAGCCCGCTATTCACAGCATTCACCCATGTCATATCCCACACCCTTCAGGAGTGTCTTTTCAGGGGCTGTGAAAAAGTGGGaggcaggaaagctttgttctgcAAGCAGAACAGTTTGTCAGTTCCAAATAAAATGCACTATCATTATGCTTTCAGCAGCagccttattaaaaaaaaaaatcaaaagctttGTAAGTTTCATCAGACTTATTACTATTCATTTCTACTAAGATATATGAATAGAAAAGGGGAGGGTGAAACTGAAAGGTGTGCAGAACACAATCCTCAGTGAGACAAGCGGATACAATGGTTGTCAAAAGGACAGTTCGTGGCAGGGTTAATGCTGAAGAAGTAGGGAGAAGCCTTACAAGTTGATATATGCCATTGTTCTTAAAAGCTGATTCACTGgttacataatcaaaataacaaaCTTCAAAgctttcatgtatttttaaataaaaccaaaacataGACCTCACTTTTCTAATTCTTCTGGATCAAACTTCCACCATGTTTCTGGTTCATGGAATTCTATTCGGTAGCCCTTTTCTAGAGCCTAAGCAAAGATAAAGAATTATGGTTATAAAAAGAATAGTGACAGAGTAGTAACTTCCAAAGGAAAGTATAAGAAACAAGCTTTTCTGATAAAGGCTGCTATTTTATACACTTATCTGGGCGTAAGCCCATTTAAATatgtggaatttacttctgactAAGATGCATATGATTGTGCTGCAAGTTCAGCAGACTGAAAACCAGCATTTTGCCAGGGGGAAAGCTTAGGATTTACAGAAACATACATAAATTATAACCTGAAGATAATACAAAATGTAGATTTGTCAAAAATAAAATCAGACTGATTAATTCATTTAGTTTTCTCACTGAGAGGAAGAAATATGCTGTTTTATTTACCGCTTCTACATAAGGCTTCATTTCCCAGGCTTGTGTATTAGTGTTGTCTATTATAATTGGGGATCTTCCTTGATCCATTGCTTGTCTTGCtgcaataaaattataataaattataCAAACAGCAATTATAAATATCACTTCCTTCAAATAACAAGGTAGAAAGTCTACTACAAAATTGCCAATGATACAACAAACTCCTCTTCAATGATCTCATTAGAATCAAGTTCAGGTCAAAGGCAAAGTTTTCCTATATAATACCAATAGCTGCCTTATCTGTTCTTTCCCATCAAGGTTCACAATTGACCAAAACTGATTAGTTCATTAGTCAAGTAAATCCAGATAGACTTCTGTGAGAAAATGGCGATGTGGCCTTTGCAAGTCAAAATGGTTGCATCTACAAAGAGAAGACAAGCCAGCTTCTGTACACAAGAATA of the Lacerta agilis isolate rLacAgi1 chromosome 4, rLacAgi1.pri, whole genome shotgun sequence genome contains:
- the N4BP2L2 gene encoding NEDD4-binding protein 2-like 2 isoform X3 — its product is MRGAARNRHFGKRGLEPFPGVCFTSAPRAWRCPSDLGEPAGKASRVVHLSILLGQSRDGIIFSTDEFFRQNNGCWSYDVGQLGAAHDWNQKRARQAMDQGRSPIIIDNTNTQAWEMKPYVEAALEKGYRIEFHEPETWWKFDPEELEKRNEHGVNREKIVQMLERYEYEISIPIVMNSVLPFHKISQWPPPQRRQRESVVKKRHRLHKMKQRRKQKRNRRMKGATMKAMGKTSGGHFTPSDEESSHSGLEDSEDNGKSAYVIGHQNELKEGVESDSANDNSLTHSELQEGSVLVSDMVDPVLDNSLKRKAFAGDGSLHLMHLPSAPNENRTEQSFSDHLPNEIKNVNFVEGKSNDLEYEKHSSSLKLDHVTENSTKILTNREDKDKAASAEVTFDSGPERKLLSDEEKLAAPHLPGPSKKNEGNIWAFFSIDLADKQPQTTLDKSDSCLSWPDGTSKIMYEQRPKRERRTKQVFSGMTGELIEYQPNKELVKGEVLHGNNSITDCAQTPQLTENIHRMPCTETGEFMTEFSTKTSDPNNVSLLATPRKKGRCKRIFKLAPSFGLPRQIPVRKDEQVLKDIVVLVEQEETSNEEAREKNKQSLGCYKHPVRSSYDLVIESSHLDVEPLLCKYSSQFAQKSMDFSTKVVAPPIQICTYVSCRASLPSEQQAVAFDQAVEANTEKKRENISPDVSTTQPDILCSVQETDSSAENSEKIQEVNETEQPEYSPIKYEQYPLKMKASVLGLPLSLGFALQLVEHFGSPGIPLDTLLPDDYVVPLDWATSKEIYLLWKTSVEKKQKTIISKEDSSLPTGETAQEGSNKDDQDRKASPEANP
- the N4BP2L2 gene encoding NEDD4-binding protein 2-like 2 isoform X1; translation: MLHESQDASATEPCSKRMKSTEEPYGKSYDGLQKLHEEIHVKKPHSGFIPLSISDEKAQNEKETAEVKAFMDKIPVSPEPSKSVKNTEITRNKRFSPSNTNIRKNREDNDFIKEHNEDKELYSTSKAFIGPIYKSKADCIRDQRKKREMVSKQALPGDVPKIEDELSQFYNEIDQLENDENRFDSHFQGTETNSLGEYNKWNPPGGGQCFYSNAPSNRRIGSEQYPYNDPSGHRSDNRRCCNNERDVWEMRQLCNKQDSSRFWNDSVSQLRPSWQNTHPFIIPYGPPPPQFTPRFNFQEPNSSSLRSDTFHPPNVGPFKNTHINMSSATSDENNAYHFSNHNIQPTRNGYNMPDGHMGNGFCETRPCWKEIKTYPDEGSSNVSQQFPEGKLCESQKLLLILRGLPGSGKTTLSRILLGQSRDGIIFSTDEFFRQNNGCWSYDVGQLGAAHDWNQKRARQAMDQGRSPIIIDNTNTQAWEMKPYVEAALEKGYRIEFHEPETWWKFDPEELEKRNEHGVNREKIVQMLERYEYEISIPIVMNSVLPFHKISQWPPPQRRQRESVVKKRHRLHKMKQRRKQKRNRRMKGATMKAMGKTSGGHFTPSDEESSHSGLEDSEDNGKSAYVIGHQNELKEGVESDSANDNSLTHSELQEGSVLVSDMVDPVLDNSLKRKAFAGDGSLHLMHLPSAPNENRTEQSFSDHLPNEIKNVNFVEGKSNDLEYEKHSSSLKLDHVTENSTKILTNREDKDKAASAEVTFDSGPERKLLSDEEKLAAPHLPGPSKKNEGNIWAFFSIDLADKQPQTTLDKSDSCLSWPDGTSKIMYEQRPKRERRTKQVFSGMTGELIEYQPNKELVKGEVLHGNNSITDCAQTPQLTENIHRMPCTETGEFMTEFSTKTSDPNNVSLLATPRKKGRCKRIFKLAPSFGLPRQIPVRKDEQVLKDIVVLVEQEETSNEEAREKNKQSLGCYKHPVRSSYDLVIESSHLDVEPLLCKYSSQFAQKSMDFSTKVVAPPIQICTYVSCRASLPSEQQAVAFDQAVEANTEKKRENISPDVSTTQPDILCSVQETDSSAENSEKIQEVNETEQPEYSPIKYEQYPLKMKASVLGLPLSLGFALQLVEHFGSPGIPLDTLLPDDYVVPLDWATSKEIYLLWKTSVEKKQKTIISKEDSSLPTGETAQEGSNKDDQDRKASPEANP
- the N4BP2L2 gene encoding NEDD4-binding protein 2-like 2 isoform X2; the encoded protein is MLHESQDASATEPCSKRMKSTEEPYGKSYDGLQKLHEEIHVKKPHSGFIPLSISDEKAQNEKETAEVKAFMDKIPVSPEPSKSVKNTEITRNKRFSPSNTNIRKNREDNDFIKEHNEDKELYSTSKAFIGPIYKSKADCIRDQRKKREMVSKQALPGDVPKIEDELSQFYNEIDQLENDENRFDSHFQGTETNSLGEYNKWNPPGGGQCFYSNAPSNRRIGSEQYPYNDPSGHRSDNRRCCNNERDVWEMRQLCNKQDSSRFWNDSVSQLRPSWQNTHPFIIPYGPPPPQFTPRFNFQEPNSSSLRSDTFHPPNVGPFKNTHINMSSATSDENNAYHFSNHNIQPTRNGYNMPDGHMGNGFCETRPCWKEIKTYPDEGSSNVSQQFPEGKLCESQKLLLILRGLPGSGKTTLSRILLGQSRDGIIFSTDEFFRQNNGCWSYDVGQLGAAHDWNQKRARQAMDQGRSPIIIDNTNTQAWEMKPYVEAALEKGYRIEFHEPETWWKFDPEELEKRNEHGVNREKIVQMLERYEYEISIPIVMNSVLPFHKISQWPPPQRRQRESVVKKRHRLHKMKQRRKQKRNRRMKGATMKAMGKTSGGHFTPSDEESSHSGLEDSEDNGKSAYVIGHQNELKEGVESDSANDNSLTHSELQEGSVLVSDMVDPVLDNSLKRKAFAGDGSLHLMHLPSAPNENRTEQSFSDHLPNEIKNVNFVEGKSNDLEYEKHSSSLKLDHVTENSTKILTNREDKDKAASAEVTFDSGPERKLLSDEEKLAAPHLPGPSKKNEGNIWAFFSIDLADKQPQTTLDKSDSCLSWPDGTSKIMYEQRPKRERRTKQVFSGMTGELIEYQPNKELVKGEVLHGNNSITDCAQTPQLTENIHRMPCTETGEFMTEFSTKTSDPNNVSLLATPRKKGRCKRIFKLAPSFGLPRQIPVRKDEQVLKDIVVLVEQEETSNEEAREKNKQSLGCYKHPVRSSYDLVIESSHLDVEPLLCKYSSQFAQKSMDFSTKVVAPPIQICTYVSCRASLPSEQQAVAFDQAVEANTEKKRENISPDVSTTQPDILCSVQETDSSAENSEKIQEVNETEQPEYSPIKYEQYPLKMKASVLGLPLSLGFALQLVEHFGSPGIPLEEAENYHIKRRQLLTHW